One window of Methanorbis furvi genomic DNA carries:
- a CDS encoding 4-phosphopantoate--beta-alanine ligase produces the protein MSDIPKSHPRYKSLMTRQRLAEHAVTGVVSMEGLTSHGRGEAFDYLIGEKTPAVALEAEKLAARVLLAARHPVLSINGNTAALAAPQIAELQQASGAEVEVNLFHRTEERITLVTNVLRDAGVVVSEGPVERCVPLPHDRGLCRPEGIGNADVVLVPLEDGDRCEALVGMGKIVITVDLNPLDRTSKMATIPIIDEVTRALPNIAAECRRLRAAGDTLVMPESFDGKYFLAGAIDAIAETLHHALD, from the coding sequence ATGTCTGATATTCCGAAAAGTCATCCGCGCTATAAGTCGCTTATGACAAGACAGCGGCTTGCCGAGCATGCTGTAACTGGTGTTGTGTCCATGGAGGGGCTGACCTCTCACGGACGCGGCGAGGCATTTGATTATCTGATCGGGGAAAAAACTCCGGCCGTTGCTCTTGAGGCAGAGAAACTCGCGGCCCGCGTGCTTCTTGCGGCCCGCCATCCGGTGCTTTCGATCAACGGAAACACTGCGGCTCTTGCGGCCCCACAGATTGCGGAGCTTCAGCAGGCGTCGGGTGCTGAGGTTGAGGTGAATCTGTTTCACCGGACCGAGGAGAGGATTACTCTGGTGACCAACGTTTTGCGGGATGCGGGCGTTGTGGTCTCCGAAGGACCGGTCGAACGGTGTGTTCCACTGCCGCATGACCGTGGTCTCTGCAGGCCTGAGGGAATCGGCAACGCTGATGTGGTGCTTGTGCCGCTTGAGGACGGCGACCGGTGTGAGGCTTTGGTTGGTATGGGCAAAATTGTGATCACGGTTGATCTCAATCCTCTTGACCGGACCTCAAAGATGGCGACGATCCCGATCATCGATGAAGTCACGCGGGCACTGCCAAACATTGCTGCCGAGTGTAGGAGGCTGCGTGCGGCCGGGGATACTTTGGTGATGCCGGAGTCGTTTGACGGAAAGTACTTCCTTGCCGGAGCAATTGACGCAATTGCGGAGACGCTGCATCATGCTCTGGATTGA
- a CDS encoding replication protein C, which produces MLWIEKYRPKTFDEVLGQEPAVRQLRSYAASGNLPHLMVIGRSGCGKSSALEAFSREFYPESASENTTVLPVSVMFSQGHAYFSENDRFTALYQKDKSVLANFKYIVKWHASLKPLSAEFRLIIFDGAGDLPKDAQAALRRIMERYSRTCRFVFVANSMSSLIEPIRSRCVPLYFLPIEAALMQKRLLEILAREGVPGAVSEESLEMLILGSDGDLRRALVWLELMALHGVTELAELSDTETGTLANAVADACRRGDDEAARKIAENLMIEYGLSGSEVLGLIRGAFRGTLTPDAALLFADADLAIRAGSNEYLQMNAFVAALSAMVRG; this is translated from the coding sequence ATGCTCTGGATTGAGAAGTACCGGCCCAAAACATTTGATGAGGTGCTTGGTCAGGAGCCTGCGGTCCGTCAGCTGCGTTCGTATGCTGCAAGCGGCAACCTTCCACACTTAATGGTCATCGGACGATCAGGCTGCGGGAAGTCATCAGCCCTTGAGGCATTTTCGCGGGAGTTTTATCCTGAGTCTGCATCAGAGAACACAACTGTTCTGCCGGTGTCGGTGATGTTTTCGCAGGGGCATGCGTATTTTTCCGAGAACGATAGGTTTACCGCGCTCTACCAGAAGGACAAGTCGGTGCTGGCGAACTTCAAGTACATCGTGAAGTGGCATGCGTCACTGAAGCCGCTGTCTGCTGAGTTCCGGTTGATCATTTTTGACGGGGCTGGCGATCTGCCGAAGGATGCGCAGGCTGCTCTTCGGAGAATTATGGAGCGGTACAGCAGGACATGCAGGTTTGTGTTTGTGGCAAACTCGATGAGTTCTTTAATTGAGCCGATCCGTTCACGATGCGTGCCGCTCTACTTCCTGCCAATCGAAGCCGCACTGATGCAAAAAAGGCTGCTTGAGATTCTCGCCCGCGAGGGAGTGCCGGGAGCGGTGTCTGAAGAGAGTCTTGAGATGCTGATTCTTGGTTCGGACGGTGATCTCCGTCGTGCGCTGGTGTGGCTTGAGCTGATGGCGCTGCACGGGGTTACGGAGCTTGCAGAGCTCTCAGACACCGAGACCGGAACGCTTGCGAATGCTGTCGCTGATGCATGCAGACGCGGGGATGATGAGGCGGCGCGAAAGATTGCGGAAAATCTGATGATTGAGTACGGGCTTTCAGGATCCGAGGTGCTTGGTCTTATCCGGGGAGCGTTCCGTGGCACGCTTACGCCGGACGCGGCACTGCTGTTTGCGGACGCAGATCTTGCGATTCGTGCGGGCTCAAATGAGTATCTCCAGATGAATGCGTTTGTTGCCGCACTTTCTGCGATGGTTCGCGGATAA
- the purB gene encoding adenylosuccinate lyase has product MAIHPIDFRYGTPEMRSIWSEEHRFTCLVRAEIALAHAEAEVGMIPADDAKIIEQNALSASLLRAKEIEAEINHDTMAMIRAISEVCGDAGRWIHYGATSNDILDTATGLQLKDAFTTLEKKLVALLTVLLDRAGSTKSLVCASRTHGQQGVPTTYGLRFANWASEVARHIDRLREIRSRVVVGQMTGAVGTMAAMGTHGIEVQAAMMKYLEIGSVDVSSQVIARDRYAEYIFMLANIATTLDKIGVEIRSLQRTEIGEVEEAFGKKQVGSSTMPHKRNPIKSEQVCGLARIVRAMIEPALQNNTLWDERDLTNSSCERITFPEATILCDHCLKLMTGVLENLVINTDNIRRNLLMLHGITLAESVMIELTRRGMPRQDAHEIIRESSMEALAAGKPLAEILSAKHDVVKYVSAEELVGLLNPDAYIGLAEVQVDNLIRKLATYCSL; this is encoded by the coding sequence ATGGCAATCCATCCGATCGATTTCCGGTACGGTACTCCTGAGATGCGGAGCATCTGGAGCGAAGAGCATCGTTTTACCTGTCTTGTCCGTGCAGAGATTGCACTCGCCCATGCCGAGGCCGAGGTCGGCATGATCCCGGCAGATGACGCAAAAATCATCGAACAGAATGCTCTCTCTGCATCCCTCCTTCGTGCAAAGGAGATTGAAGCTGAGATCAACCATGACACCATGGCAATGATCCGGGCAATCTCTGAGGTCTGCGGCGATGCAGGACGATGGATTCACTATGGGGCTACCTCGAACGATATTTTAGACACCGCAACCGGTCTGCAGCTCAAAGATGCGTTCACCACGCTTGAAAAAAAGCTGGTTGCTCTCCTCACGGTGCTGCTGGACCGTGCCGGCTCAACAAAAAGTCTGGTCTGCGCCTCCCGCACGCATGGTCAGCAGGGGGTCCCGACAACGTATGGTCTGCGGTTTGCGAACTGGGCATCGGAAGTCGCCCGCCACATCGATCGTCTGCGTGAGATCCGTTCGCGTGTTGTTGTTGGTCAGATGACCGGAGCGGTTGGCACGATGGCAGCGATGGGTACTCACGGCATCGAAGTGCAGGCTGCAATGATGAAGTATCTGGAGATCGGGTCGGTTGATGTGTCCAGCCAGGTCATCGCCCGCGACCGATATGCCGAGTACATTTTCATGCTTGCAAACATTGCAACCACCCTCGATAAGATCGGTGTTGAGATCAGATCTCTGCAGAGAACCGAGATCGGCGAGGTGGAAGAGGCGTTCGGCAAGAAACAGGTCGGGTCGTCCACGATGCCGCACAAGAGAAACCCGATCAAAAGCGAACAGGTCTGCGGTCTTGCAAGAATTGTCCGTGCGATGATCGAGCCTGCCCTGCAGAACAATACTCTGTGGGATGAACGGGATCTGACGAACTCGTCATGCGAACGGATTACGTTTCCCGAGGCAACGATTCTCTGTGATCACTGTTTGAAGCTGATGACCGGAGTTCTCGAAAATCTTGTGATCAATACTGATAACATCAGAAGAAATCTTCTGATGCTGCACGGGATTACGCTTGCGGAGTCGGTGATGATTGAGCTGACCAGAAGGGGAATGCCGCGTCAGGATGCGCATGAGATCATCCGCGAGAGCAGTATGGAGGCCCTTGCCGCAGGAAAACCGCTCGCGGAAATTCTTTCTGCAAAGCATGATGTGGTGAAGTACGTGTCTGCTGAGGAGCTTGTCGGTCTCCTGAATCCTGATGCATACATCGGTCTTGCTGAGGTTCAGGTGGACAATCTGATCAGAAAACTTGCGACGTACTGCTCGTTGTAA
- a CDS encoding DUF2070 family protein — protein MATEAKTENLSKYLFSAPVWWQSLIIILVIGALVDAVGYLVGGPGEMMYGTVFAVAAVIALFLTKPLVDLLGTEKLTWNRSALVALAGMIFSLFWMLIGLVLDAALAYVFGLGFILAIRLLVLTAISDYRIVRMYLPAAVQTIAGVVLGVYLFGTSYLLPAVLSIVIFSIGIISFLILFDRPLRKAHGISAMQFINAFLAHLTDGSKSLEDYFRTIGEAVTVPETSFFFRRQGKKDILFVVPNLHPGPLSEVGGGNYPKHLHDEFSENETVFISHGCATHDFNLVSEDECEKIADAINETRKSLVYTPVASMPKRTSFGTVSVLSQRFGNSILLVTTRSPEMTEDLDYSVGAIVMAEGHHWYENIGFVDAHNCMVEVTSVVLPASKTGAEYITASRNAMELQSNAELTSFSVGVSQKILPFSREEGFGDMGVLVMVTEVLGAKTAYVLFDGNNVHMGVREVLRNAVLGLGLDEAEILTTDSHVVNTISGRNPVGMAVSPQQILPHLLEAILEAIADLSPAEAAVATGLCRDVEVFGPTRTVQLSSTVNAMVTNLLPLSVLLLLVSFLVTLLIFMICI, from the coding sequence ATGGCTACTGAAGCAAAAACGGAAAACCTTTCAAAATATCTTTTCTCAGCGCCGGTCTGGTGGCAGTCGCTGATAATAATTCTCGTGATCGGCGCTCTTGTGGACGCGGTCGGATACTTGGTCGGGGGACCGGGGGAGATGATGTACGGCACGGTCTTTGCCGTTGCCGCAGTTATTGCGCTGTTTCTCACGAAACCTCTGGTCGATCTGCTGGGAACCGAGAAGCTTACCTGGAACAGATCGGCTCTTGTAGCTCTTGCCGGCATGATCTTCTCCTTATTCTGGATGCTGATCGGGCTTGTGCTGGACGCAGCACTTGCGTATGTGTTTGGTCTCGGATTTATTCTTGCGATTCGTCTGCTGGTGCTGACGGCAATTTCCGATTACCGGATTGTTCGGATGTACCTGCCTGCGGCTGTTCAGACGATTGCTGGTGTTGTTCTTGGTGTGTATCTGTTTGGGACCTCGTACCTTCTGCCGGCGGTTCTCTCGATTGTGATCTTTTCGATCGGCATCATCAGTTTCCTGATCCTGTTCGACCGGCCGCTTCGAAAAGCCCACGGGATTTCTGCGATGCAGTTCATCAATGCATTTCTTGCACATCTGACGGACGGCTCGAAGTCTCTGGAGGATTATTTCCGCACGATCGGTGAAGCAGTCACGGTGCCGGAGACAAGTTTCTTCTTCCGCCGTCAGGGCAAGAAGGATATTTTGTTTGTTGTCCCGAATCTTCACCCGGGACCTTTGTCTGAAGTTGGCGGCGGCAACTATCCGAAGCATCTGCATGATGAGTTTTCCGAGAATGAGACGGTGTTCATCTCGCACGGCTGTGCGACGCATGATTTTAACTTAGTCTCTGAAGATGAGTGCGAAAAAATTGCCGACGCGATCAATGAGACGCGGAAGAGTCTTGTCTATACACCGGTCGCAAGTATGCCGAAGCGGACGAGCTTTGGAACGGTGTCGGTACTTTCCCAGCGGTTTGGCAACTCAATTTTGTTGGTCACCACCCGGTCTCCTGAGATGACCGAGGATCTCGATTACTCGGTCGGGGCGATTGTGATGGCGGAAGGTCATCACTGGTATGAGAATATCGGGTTTGTGGATGCGCACAACTGTATGGTTGAGGTAACGTCTGTTGTGCTGCCAGCTTCAAAAACCGGAGCTGAGTACATTACTGCGTCGCGAAATGCGATGGAGCTTCAGTCGAATGCGGAGCTGACTTCGTTTTCGGTTGGTGTGTCCCAGAAGATTTTGCCGTTCTCCCGCGAGGAGGGTTTTGGCGATATGGGTGTTTTAGTGATGGTTACAGAAGTTCTCGGCGCAAAAACTGCGTATGTGCTGTTTGACGGGAACAATGTTCACATGGGTGTCCGGGAAGTGCTGCGAAACGCTGTACTTGGCTTGGGCCTTGATGAGGCCGAGATTCTTACGACCGATTCGCATGTGGTGAACACGATCTCCGGCAGAAATCCGGTCGGCATGGCGGTATCTCCGCAACAAATTCTTCCGCATCTGCTTGAGGCAATTCTTGAGGCGATCGCTGATCTCTCTCCTGCCGAGGCTGCGGTTGCAACCGGTCTCTGTCGCGATGTGGAGGTGTTCGGCCCGACCAGAACTGTGCAGTTGTCTTCAACGGTGAATGCGATGGTGACAAATCTTCTGCCGTTGTCGGTGCTGCTGCTGCTGGTTTCGTTTCTGGTGACGCTGCTGATCTTTATGATCTGCATCTGA
- a CDS encoding diphthine--ammonia ligase — MTWAALTSGGKDSILALQKALDAGMDVTYMVTVVPKNPDSYMFHSANLAAVPVIAERCGLIYVGIPSDGEKEAELLDLKNGLAALPIEGVIVGAIESEYQRSRVAAICDELGIALFAPLWKMDPLALLREVADRMDVLIVVTAADGLGENVLGKRIDDSLIDVLCKISAKRRIHIAGEGGEYESLTLAAPCFSSPVLYAGCTTELSCGRGIVHIEKFW, encoded by the coding sequence ATGACCTGGGCAGCGCTGACATCCGGAGGAAAAGATTCCATACTTGCCCTGCAGAAAGCACTTGATGCCGGAATGGATGTCACCTACATGGTCACGGTCGTCCCGAAAAATCCTGACTCCTACATGTTCCACTCGGCAAACCTTGCCGCGGTTCCCGTGATTGCCGAACGGTGCGGTCTTATCTATGTCGGCATCCCGAGTGACGGCGAGAAGGAGGCCGAGCTGCTGGATCTGAAGAACGGTCTTGCCGCTCTTCCCATTGAGGGGGTCATTGTCGGCGCAATTGAGTCTGAGTACCAAAGATCACGGGTTGCGGCAATCTGTGATGAACTTGGCATCGCGCTCTTTGCTCCGCTGTGGAAGATGGATCCTCTCGCTCTTCTCCGCGAGGTTGCAGACCGCATGGATGTACTCATTGTGGTAACCGCGGCTGACGGTCTTGGAGAAAATGTTCTTGGCAAACGCATCGATGATTCTTTGATCGATGTGCTCTGCAAAATTTCTGCGAAACGGAGAATTCACATTGCAGGAGAAGGCGGTGAGTATGAGTCGCTGACTCTTGCGGCACCCTGTTTCTCCTCGCCTGTTCTGTATGCAGGATGTACAACCGAACTCTCCTGCGGCAGAGGAATCGTCCATATAGAAAAATTCTGGTGA
- a CDS encoding carbohydrate kinase family protein — protein MPDQLISVTGHLCNDYILSIAEYPKLGTSCRVLDRRNYFGGGAANIAVGIAKLGGSAELISAVGRDYPGSSYERHLKETGVATRLFATDAKNCSTAFMVNDAGGNQITYFEWGAGELFEAAVAPALSFVHMATGDAAFNVRIAEQAEFATFDPGQDVKYYAADHLKSLFASIDILICNNFEVEIMCEKLGWTETDLIAAVPAAIITKGKDGSVLHKNGDAVAIPACPVTLVDPTGAGDAYRAGLLTAYRKGFALPICCKIGAVTSSFAVEKVGTQTNLPDWTKMEQRYADHFGTLKKNE, from the coding sequence ATGCCTGATCAGCTCATCTCCGTCACCGGCCATCTCTGCAATGACTATATCCTCTCCATCGCCGAGTACCCGAAGCTTGGTACCTCGTGCAGAGTCCTCGACCGCCGGAACTACTTTGGCGGAGGAGCGGCAAACATCGCGGTCGGTATTGCAAAACTTGGCGGCTCTGCTGAACTGATCTCCGCAGTAGGCAGGGATTATCCGGGCAGCAGCTACGAACGCCACCTCAAAGAGACTGGTGTTGCCACCCGCCTTTTTGCAACAGATGCCAAAAACTGTTCAACCGCCTTCATGGTCAACGACGCCGGCGGCAACCAGATCACCTACTTCGAGTGGGGGGCAGGCGAACTGTTCGAGGCAGCAGTTGCTCCGGCTCTCTCTTTCGTTCACATGGCGACCGGTGACGCAGCGTTCAATGTGAGAATTGCCGAGCAGGCAGAGTTTGCCACCTTTGATCCGGGCCAGGACGTCAAATACTATGCAGCAGATCATCTCAAATCGCTGTTTGCATCGATTGACATTTTGATCTGTAACAACTTCGAGGTTGAGATCATGTGTGAAAAGCTCGGCTGGACCGAGACTGATCTGATCGCCGCAGTTCCCGCAGCCATCATCACGAAGGGAAAGGACGGCAGCGTCCTTCACAAAAATGGTGATGCGGTTGCAATCCCTGCATGTCCGGTGACGCTGGTGGACCCGACCGGAGCAGGAGACGCATATCGCGCCGGACTTCTCACCGCATACAGGAAGGGCTTTGCGCTTCCCATCTGTTGTAAGATTGGTGCCGTCACTTCTTCCTTTGCGGTGGAAAAAGTTGGAACACAGACCAATCTTCCTGACTGGACGAAGATGGAGCAGCGGTATGCCGACCATTTCGGCACGCTGAAAAAGAACGAGTGA
- a CDS encoding DUF555 domain-containing protein, whose amino-acid sequence MPDYRVTLEAAWTVKDVTTTQDVIGIAVSEAGKRLHPSAKFVDVDVMVMPCPYCGDEINSALVVARTGMVGLLLSMKVFNAEGEDHAERIAKSVIGKAVRDIPLATYCIDTIEGEEHA is encoded by the coding sequence ATGCCGGACTATCGAGTGACACTGGAAGCAGCCTGGACGGTAAAGGATGTGACGACCACACAGGACGTCATCGGCATTGCCGTGAGTGAAGCAGGAAAACGTCTGCACCCTTCGGCAAAGTTTGTGGATGTTGACGTCATGGTCATGCCGTGTCCGTACTGCGGAGATGAGATCAACAGTGCCTTAGTCGTTGCCCGGACCGGAATGGTCGGACTTCTTTTGTCCATGAAAGTCTTCAACGCAGAAGGCGAAGACCACGCAGAGCGGATTGCAAAATCCGTCATCGGCAAAGCAGTCCGCGACATTCCGCTTGCGACCTACTGTATCGATACAATCGAAGGAGAAGAGCATGCCTGA
- a CDS encoding nitroreductase family protein, with the protein MDSSEFLHFLATRVSVREYDGNCISEEDAEYLLAAASKAPSAGNLEAWDVVIVTDPGQLELLSDAAGNQHQIKDSGCVFCVCANYIRSMSRYGDRGIMFAVEDATIAATYMMLAAHARRLHTCWIGAFDDSEVKGILDLPAHIRPVALLCVGKGEAPARGPERMAPSGHAHYDIWQAPIVP; encoded by the coding sequence ATGGACTCCTCTGAGTTCCTCCACTTCCTCGCAACCCGCGTCTCGGTCCGCGAGTACGACGGAAACTGCATCAGCGAAGAGGACGCTGAGTATCTCCTCGCGGCAGCATCCAAAGCCCCGTCAGCAGGAAACCTTGAAGCATGGGATGTTGTGATCGTCACCGACCCCGGCCAGCTTGAACTGCTCTCTGACGCTGCCGGCAACCAGCACCAGATCAAAGACTCGGGTTGTGTTTTCTGCGTCTGTGCCAACTATATCCGCTCCATGTCACGGTACGGCGACCGCGGAATCATGTTTGCTGTCGAAGACGCAACAATTGCCGCGACCTACATGATGCTCGCAGCCCACGCACGTCGGCTTCACACCTGCTGGATCGGGGCGTTCGATGACAGCGAAGTCAAAGGAATACTTGATCTCCCTGCTCATATCCGCCCGGTCGCTCTCCTCTGCGTCGGAAAAGGCGAAGCTCCGGCTCGCGGACCTGAGCGGATGGCCCCTTCAGGTCATGCTCACTATGATATCTGGCAGGCACCAATAGTACCATAA
- a CDS encoding DNA topoisomerase IV subunit A produces MSEPNARDVATTKRLMEIAQVWYDQMGAGDVPSITLPTRTKYNLEFNDSSEVWTYGSKESTRNAGTAKSAVHMLKMAYVMGFIKMQLAENRSSTLREMYYISEGWKQAKFSAQNESNYLVEDLEIITNLQREFFHMRPEEDGASIFGPIRVRESTRRGMKEIHCQDDVGEAGYHIPNNVENVELVDHDASCVIAIETGGMFSRLQENGFDEEYNTILLHLSGQPSRATRRMLKRMNEEMHIPVVVFTDGDPWSYRIYASVAYGSIKAAHMSEHLATPAAKFVGVKPSDIRDYNLPADKLSEQDVAALRAELSDPRFDNDFWRKEINLQLEMGLKSEQQAFASHGLDFVTKEYLPNMLSEMGVLKR; encoded by the coding sequence ATGTCTGAACCAAATGCACGTGATGTCGCGACAACGAAGCGGCTGATGGAAATTGCCCAGGTCTGGTATGATCAGATGGGGGCTGGAGATGTGCCGTCGATTACTCTGCCGACGAGGACGAAGTATAATCTTGAGTTCAATGATTCGTCCGAGGTATGGACGTACGGCTCAAAGGAGAGTACGAGGAACGCCGGAACGGCGAAATCTGCTGTTCATATGCTGAAGATGGCGTATGTGATGGGGTTCATCAAGATGCAGCTTGCGGAAAACCGGTCTTCAACGCTCAGAGAGATGTATTACATCTCGGAAGGCTGGAAGCAGGCGAAGTTCAGTGCCCAAAACGAGAGCAACTATCTTGTTGAGGACTTGGAGATCATTACAAATCTTCAGCGTGAGTTTTTCCATATGCGTCCTGAGGAGGACGGGGCTTCGATATTTGGTCCTATCCGGGTGCGAGAAAGTACCCGCCGCGGGATGAAGGAGATTCACTGTCAGGATGATGTGGGCGAGGCTGGTTATCATATTCCGAACAATGTGGAGAATGTGGAGCTGGTGGATCATGATGCATCGTGTGTGATTGCGATTGAGACCGGTGGTATGTTTTCGCGTCTGCAGGAGAACGGGTTTGATGAAGAATACAACACGATCCTTCTGCACTTAAGCGGTCAGCCGTCACGGGCAACACGGCGGATGCTGAAGCGGATGAATGAGGAGATGCATATTCCGGTGGTTGTTTTCACTGACGGCGATCCCTGGTCGTACCGTATTTATGCGTCTGTTGCGTACGGCTCGATTAAGGCGGCTCATATGTCTGAACATCTGGCAACTCCTGCGGCGAAGTTTGTCGGGGTGAAGCCTTCTGATATTCGTGATTATAATCTGCCGGCTGATAAGCTGAGTGAACAGGATGTTGCGGCGCTTCGGGCTGAGCTTTCCGACCCGCGGTTTGATAATGATTTCTGGCGAAAGGAGATCAATCTTCAGCTTGAGATGGGGCTGAAGTCTGAACAGCAGGCGTTCGCAAGTCATGGTCTTGATTTCGTGACGAAAGAGTATCTGCCGAATATGTTGTCTGAGATGGGTGTACTGAAGAGGTAA
- a CDS encoding DNA topoisomerase VI subunit B produces the protein MALADELAKKQRSISVAEFFEKNKHMLGFDSPTRGIITTIKEAIDNSLDACEEAEVLPDILVSVRKVGGDVYRVVVEDNGPGIVPDKMPAVFAKLLYGSRFHQVRQTRGQQGIGISAAVLYAQLTTGKPTLVISRTDAKSPAHKMTLVIKTETNEPEVLSHEEIDWVLPHGTRIELEFKSSMAAKKKMLEYLKYTSIVNPHARFRVEIDDESFTFDRVSHDVPPCPVAIKPHPYGIELGVLKRMTAASDLPLKEFLIESFSKVGEKTALEICAVAKLDSKVSANKLSLEQLNPLLEAMQTVKIPAPSALQCLSPITEELIVKGMEKEFQLDFIKARTRPSSVFGGNSFIVEAAIGYGGKLPVEGSAMLLRFANRVPLLYQQGACAITSAVSGVNWKAYGVSQQGLPMGPVLILVHVAATNVPFTSESKDAVASVPEVEKEVTLALQELGRDLKMFLSRRDKSKEQEDRARAICSVIPLIAQKVGEIVERPAPDTSLIEGRIMRRVVLKKGSSAGKILIRVDNYTTKDQEMALYDISGDSAGDATVPPDFVTEMDGEYTKIWKRLLHSGDNFEVTYTGAGGGIVDLQGIAENLKVVVDLDV, from the coding sequence ATGGCACTTGCTGACGAACTCGCCAAGAAACAGCGAAGCATCAGTGTAGCGGAGTTCTTCGAAAAGAACAAACACATGCTTGGGTTTGATTCCCCGACACGGGGAATCATCACCACCATTAAAGAAGCAATCGACAACTCGCTTGACGCCTGCGAAGAGGCCGAGGTTCTGCCTGACATTCTCGTCTCGGTACGAAAAGTCGGCGGCGACGTTTACCGCGTGGTGGTCGAAGACAATGGTCCGGGCATTGTGCCGGATAAGATGCCGGCGGTTTTTGCAAAACTTCTCTACGGTTCACGGTTCCATCAGGTCCGCCAGACCCGCGGTCAGCAGGGTATCGGCATTTCCGCGGCAGTTCTGTATGCACAGCTGACGACCGGAAAGCCAACGCTTGTCATCTCCCGAACCGATGCAAAATCTCCGGCACACAAGATGACGCTCGTCATCAAGACTGAGACCAACGAGCCTGAAGTTCTCTCGCATGAAGAGATCGACTGGGTGCTTCCGCACGGAACCCGCATCGAGCTTGAGTTCAAAAGTTCCATGGCTGCGAAGAAGAAGATGCTGGAGTATCTCAAGTACACTTCCATCGTCAACCCGCATGCACGGTTCCGTGTCGAGATCGATGACGAGTCGTTCACGTTTGACCGTGTCTCACACGACGTTCCGCCGTGTCCGGTTGCCATCAAGCCGCATCCGTACGGCATTGAACTCGGCGTGTTAAAGCGCATGACCGCGGCGTCCGATCTGCCGCTTAAAGAGTTCCTGATTGAAAGTTTTTCCAAAGTTGGCGAAAAAACCGCTCTTGAGATCTGTGCGGTTGCAAAACTGGACTCGAAAGTTTCGGCAAACAAGCTGTCGCTCGAACAGCTCAACCCTCTGCTTGAAGCAATGCAGACCGTCAAAATTCCGGCTCCTTCTGCCCTGCAGTGTCTCTCCCCGATCACTGAAGAGCTGATCGTGAAGGGAATGGAAAAAGAGTTCCAGCTTGACTTCATCAAAGCACGAACGCGTCCGAGCAGTGTGTTTGGCGGCAACTCCTTCATCGTGGAAGCCGCTATCGGTTACGGCGGAAAACTGCCGGTTGAAGGCAGTGCGATGCTTCTTCGGTTTGCCAACCGCGTGCCTCTGCTGTATCAGCAGGGAGCGTGTGCGATTACGTCTGCGGTTTCCGGCGTGAACTGGAAGGCTTACGGCGTTTCCCAACAGGGGCTCCCGATGGGTCCGGTTCTGATTCTCGTGCATGTCGCGGCAACGAATGTGCCGTTCACGAGCGAGTCCAAGGATGCGGTCGCCTCGGTTCCCGAGGTTGAGAAGGAAGTTACACTTGCGTTGCAGGAGCTTGGCCGCGATCTGAAGATGTTTCTGTCGCGCCGCGACAAAAGCAAGGAACAGGAGGACCGTGCCCGGGCAATCTGTTCGGTGATTCCGTTGATCGCCCAGAAAGTTGGCGAGATTGTGGAACGTCCGGCTCCTGACACTTCGCTGATCGAAGGACGTATCATGCGTCGGGTTGTGCTGAAGAAGGGATCATCAGCCGGGAAAATTCTGATCAGGGTTGACAACTATACCACAAAAGATCAGGAGATGGCGTTGTATGATATTTCCGGCGACTCTGCCGGTGATGCAACTGTTCCTCCGGATTTTGTGACCGAGATGGACGGTGAGTACACGAAGATCTGGAAACGTCTGCTGCACTCTGGAGATAACTTTGAGGTTACGTATACGGGTGCCGGCGGCGGTATTGTGGATCTGCAAGGGATTGCCGAGAATCTGAAAGTGGTGGTGGATCTGGATGTCTGA